CACGTCCTCTCAAAAGATAATTAACTTAGGAAGCTAAAAGATGGCAAAAGACACTCGCAGTCGCAAAAAGGTGACTCGTCGTTCAGTATCGGAGGGCGTAGCCCATATCCATGCGTCTTTTAATAACACCATTGTTACGATTACCGATCGTCAAGGTAATGCATTGGCTTGGGCCACTTCAGGTGGACAAGGCTTCCGTGGTTCACGTAAATCTACACCATTTGCAGCTCAGGTTGCAGCTGAAGTCGCTGGTAAAGCGGCCCAAGAATATGGTGTTAAGAATATCGATGTTTTGGTCAAAGGACCAGGACCGGGTCGTGAGTCTGCGGTAAGAGCACTAGGTGCATTGGGTTATAAAGTTAACAGCATCTCTGATGTAACCCCAATCCCACACAATGGTTGCCGTGCGCCGAAAAAGCGCCGCGTCTAATATTAAAGACGAAGCTTTTTATCCCAAAAGCTTATAGGAGACATAAAGATGGCCCGCTATATTGGACCAAAACTTAAATTATCACGTCGTGAAGGTACAGACTTAGGCCTTAAGTCTGGTGTTAAACCATATGACGTAAAAACGAAAAAAGCTGGGCGTCCGCCTGGTCAACATGGCGTAAGCCGTAACAAGACTTCAGAGTATGCATTACAGCTGCGTGAAAAGCAGAAAGTTAAGCGTATTTATGGTGTTCTTGAGCGTCAGTTTGCTAATTACTATAAAGAAGCTGCTCGCAAGCGTGGTGCTACTGGTGAGAACTTGTTAGCTATGCTAGAGAGCCGTCTAGACAACGTGGTATATCGCATGGGCTTTGGCTCAACTCGCGCTGAAGCACGTCAACTAGTTAGCCATCGTACTGTTATGGTAAAAAAAGCTGGCCGTGATGAGTTTGTTCGTGTGAACATTCCTTCAATCCAGTTGCAAGATGGTGATGTCATCGCTATCCAAGAGAAGTCTCGCGAACAGCTACGTATTAAAAATGCTATCGAATTAGCAACACAACGTGGTATTCCAGAATGGCTTGATGTTGATCACAGCAAACTACAAGGCACGTTTAAACAAGCGCCTGATCGTATTGATCTACCTGCTGAAATCAACGAAAGCTTGATCGTTGAGCTATACTCTAAATAACTGACGTACTGCTCAATGTTATAAGAATAACATTGAGCAATTAACGTTAATTAAACCAGTTAAATAAATCGAGGTGACATCATGATGCTAAATGCAACTGAGTTTCTAACGCCGAACGCCATTAATGTGGATACGGTTAACGAAACGATTGCGAAAGTCACGCTCGAACCGTTAGAACGCGGCTTTGGGCATACCTTAGGGAATGCCTTACGTCGTATCTTGTTATCTTCGTTACCTGGTGCTGCAGTCATTGAAGCTGAGATTGATGGTGTTGACCATGAATACTCGACGCTTGAAGGACTACAGGAAGATGTGCTTGACTTGCTTTTGAACTTAAAAGGCTTGGCCATCACACTTCATGACCAAAATGAAGTATTTTTGACCTTGGATAAACAAGGTCCAGGCACTATTACTGCTGCAGACATCGCACTACCGCATAATGTCGACATTATCAATCCAGAGTTGGTTTTAGGTACATTAAGCGAGCGTGGTCATCTTAAGATGCGTTTGCGTGTAGTAATGGGTCGTGGATATGAGCCAGCAAATCAGCGCCGTGAAGATGGTGACACGAAAGCAATTGGACGCTTAAAGCTTGATGCAAGTTTTAGCCCAGTACTTCGTGTTGCTTATCAAGTTGAGAACGCACGTGTAGAACAGCGTACTGATCTTGATCGTCTTATCGTTGAGCTTGAAACTAATGGCACTATAGATCCAGAAGAAGCAATTCGTAAAGCAGCAACTATTTTGCAACAACAGATTTCTATCTTTGTTGACCTAGAAGCTGAAGAAGCGCCTGAGCCTGTGAAAGAAAAAGAAGAGGTCGATCCGGTGCTTTTACGCCCTGTGGATGATCTTGAACTAACGGTTCGCTCAGCCAACTGCTTGAAAGCTGAAAACATTTACTATATCGGTGATTTGGTACAACGTTCAGAGACTGAACTATTAAAAACCCCAAATCTTGGTAAGAAATCATTAACAGAAATCAAGGACGTACTAGCGTCTAAAGATTTAGAGCTTGGTATGCGCTTAGATAACTGGCCACCAGCTGATTTACGTGTTGATGATCGCTTTTCTTATCGTAGCCGTTAAACTTTAAGGATATTTGACTATGCGCCATCGTAAGAGTGGAGTCAAGCTGGGTCGTACCGGCAGTCATCGTAAGGCAATGTTTCAGAACATGACTAACTCATTATTTGAGCATGAACTGATCAAAACAACATTACCAAAAGCTAAAGAACTACGTCGCGTTGCCGAGCCGTTGATTACAATGGCTAAAGAAGACAGCGTTGCTAATCGTCGTTTAGCATTTAGCCGTATGCGTAGCAAAGCTATGGTAGGCAAATTATTTGGCACGTTAGGTCCTCGTTACCAAACGCGTCCAGGTGGTTATTTGCGTATCGTAAAATGCGGTCATCGTGACGGTGATAATGCGCCAATGGCATATGTAGAACTAGTTGATCGTGACTAATTTTATATTGACGATATAATTCATAAAAAAAGGCTCCAATTCACTTGGAGCCTTTTTTTGCGTGTCGAATTCTCTATTAATTACAACAACAATGAATCGACATCGGCAGCACCTTGTCTGATAATTTCAGGCTGACCACTAGTCATATCTACAATGGTAGTCAGTTTGGTGGTTTTAATACCGGCATTGATTAGGCCATCAATTTGATTGCCCAGTAAGTCTTCGATCTCAAAAGGATCATCTAATATGTCATCTCGGTTTGGTAATATTAACGAGCTAGTCAGAATAGGCTCGTCCATCGCTTCCAAAAGTGCTTGAGCAATAGGATTGCTTGGCACGCGAATACCAATAGTTTTTTTCTTAGCGTGCGCCAGTTTTTTAGGCACATCTTTAGTAGCATTTAAAATAAAAGTGATAGGTGCAGGGGTATGTGCTTTTAGCTGTTTAAACTGCACATTGTCTACTGTGGCATAATTAGCAATTTCACTTAAATCACGGCATAACAGGGTAAATTGATGCTTATCATCAAGTTCACGAATTTGCTTAAGTTTTTCAAGTGCATCTTTTGCACCGAGACGACAACCAAAAGCATAACTGGTATCAGTAGGATAGATAAGTAGTTTATCAGCGCGTAGCAAGTCAGCAGCTTGTTCTATAAGGCGAGGTTGTGGATTGTCTGGATGAATGTAAAAAGTTTGCATAAAATTTCCTTATTTATATGGTTATAGGTAGTTTTACTGATTTTATAATATTTGAAGTATCACACTACAGATTCAGTATAGCGGCAAAGAAGTTGAGAGATATAGAGAGATGCCGTTAATAATCGTAGGAAAACGTTAAACATAGTTGATTAAACATCATACAGATATGCAAGGTAGCTATATACTTTTAAAGTACCTATATAATTTTAGTGGTATTGATTATTAATAACGTACGCAATAACGTCTTAGCATCACGCGGTAGACTTTGTGGTACAGCAATATACTGAACGACTTGTTGATAAACATCGTGAGAGAATGTACTAGCGCTGGTATCAAAGCTGGCGAATAAATTATCTTGCGAGACTTGAAACGGACGTCCGCAAGCAAGTGTGAATAAACACTCTAATGCCTGTGGCTTAACCTCTGCGCCTTCAAAAGCCTGCTGCTGCGCTGCTGTTCGTCCATCTGGTGCATACCAGTATCCAAAGTCGTTTAAGAGTCTACGTTCGCTACCAGCGATGCACCAATGGCTAATTTCGTGCAGAGCGCTGGCAAAAAAACCATGAGCGAATACAATACGTGCAGGTTTATCACCTTGTGCTGGGAAATACTCTGGTTCTTGCTCGCCGCGTATCAATTCTACTTGTTGTCCTAAAAATAGGACATTGAACAGTGATATCAGCCAATCCGTAAGAGCGTATTCGGAGTTTTTTTGTAAGCTCAAGGTATTGATAAGTGTATTTTTAATTTTGTTATCTGTATTAACATCATTTAACCACTGCCACTGCTGTTGTGAAATTTTTAAGTAGCTGTCGAGCTTAGTTTTGGCTACAGCGTCTAATTTTTTATTACCGACGGTTAAGTTGGTATAACTCGAGCCAACATTAGAAGTATCTTCTAATTTTATTAGTCGATTTAATAAATTGGTAGCATTAGTTGTAGTCAATACTGTAGAAAAATCAGGATGATCAGGTTGAGAATTCATAAATAGACAAGTCAAATAGGTAAATAATAAAAAAGTTATGAGGCTATTTTTATAGCAAGTTTTATCGTACGCGTTTTTAATAGATAGTAAGCAGCAAAAATCGTAACATACTAGCGCTGGCGTCATATCAGGCTTTCCGTTAGTATGGCAGGCAATATTATACACCGTTTTTGATGAATGAGGCCGCGCATGTCAAGCACCCCAATAAACAAGCCGTCAGCGCTTCAAGCTGATAAAGCATCAGCTCCTACGTCAGCTAACCTGCCAGAACATATCTCCTTAAGTAAATGGGAAGACAGTGGTTTTGAGTGGGTAGGGCAAGTAGCACCACGCTCTTTTGAGCGTCTTAATCCCCTATTAACGACTGAGCATCTGCAGTCAGATCTTCAGATGAAAGCCAATCTATATCGCCATAATAATGTGTTGCATCTATCTTTTACCTTAACTGGTGAAGTATGGTTAACCTGCCAGCGTTGTTTGCAACCCATTGCTATCGATTTGACCGATGATTATGATATCGCTCTACTCGATAATGAAAGCCAAGTGCGCCTGGTCGGTGAAGAACAGGACTATCTATTGCTTGATGAAATTATCACTGAGCCTGCACCAGAGCGTTTATTACCGCTTAAAAAATTGGTCGAAGATGAGATTTTACTGAAAACGCCAATGGCTCCAAAGCATGATGCTTGCGAGATGAGTGTTGAGCAGTTTGGTGAGATACCAGAAGAAGAAGAAACTGAAAATCCTTTTGCTGCTTTGGCGTCTTTGAAAGGTAATTTATAATGCTATAAACGGCATCTGTAAAAGATATTTTGGCAGATATTCTACTGTCTTTTTGGCGGCTTTATGCAGAAGAGTGAAAAGCAGGGCTTTATTAATCCGTTAAACATGCGTATAATGTCCCGTTTATTGCATTCTAGCAATCTGCTACTGGCAGAGAGAAGCTGAGCTTGCAAACTAATTATAGATTTTAGACGTAATCAACACTTTAATACGTGGCAATCTATTTAACTAATGATGCGTAAGACTTAGGTTGTTGTGATTATATAGCCTCTGTCAGTGTCGATTAAAGCTGGATTTCAAGCTTATCCCCTTTTAAGTATAGGAGCTATATCATGGCCGTTCAAAAAAGTCGTAAAAGTCGTTCTCGTCGTGACATGCGCCGTTCACACCATCGTATGGAAATCGCTGAGCTAAGCGTTGATGCTACTACTGGTGAAAAACATCGTCGTCATCACATGACTAAAGATGGTTTTTATCGTGGTCGTCAATTGTTTAAAGTTAGTCAAGAAGCTTAAGTTATTGTTCATTTGATAGTTTGCATCTGGCGATAGTAATGTTTTCACTCATCTACTATTGCCGCCTGCCACTATTCTTAGACAATATATATTGAGCCAATAAAAGCCAAGTTATTTCGCTATCATATATTATGTAGCTGGATAACTTGGCTTTTTATTATTTATTATTTACTAGTATATTTTATTTACGGCTCTCATTATCTGTATGATTCAATAGCTAAAATGCTTTATTTATAGCATCGGCTATGACTCGGTAAATACGTTGTATTACTATCAGCTTACTACTGGCTGTAATAATCGCACGCAGCAGTGTATAGTTTGTGAATAATTAGTAAATTAATTAAAGTCATATTTTATGACAATACCCAATTTATTTTAGGGACATCTCCAATCACTTAAGGAATATTGGCTATGGCATCTGCACCTGATACAGTAATAACCCAGCCACCTCGTGTTGCAGTAATCTTTCCTGGACAAGGTTCACAGGCAGTCGGAATGACTTCCGAGCTTGCAGAATTATACCCACAAATACATGATACTTTTGCTGAGGCAAGTACAGCTTTAGGTGAAGATCTGTGGGCAATCTGCCAAAACGAAGAACAGCTGAACCAGACCCAATACACTCAGCCTGCGTTATTGACTGCTAGCATCGCAATTTGGCGTATTCTCCAAGATAAACTTGATAAAAAGCCTCTTTATCTAGCAGGTCATTCTTTAGGTGAATACAGTGCGCTTTGTGCCGCTGGTGTTATATCATTGACTGATGCAGTGAAATTAGTACATAAGCGTGGGCAATTGATGCAAGAGGCAGTGGTCGGTATTGATACTGCTATGGCTGCAGTATTAGGACTTGAAGACAGTCGTGTTGAGACTTTATGTGAGCAAGCGACTGAACATGTTGATAATGCTATTGTTGGAGCGGCTAATTTTAACAGCCCAGGGCAAGTCGTCATATCTGGAAATGCTGCTGGTGTTACCGCTGTTATTGATAAAGTACAAAATACAGGTAAAAAAGCAATTCCTCTAAAAGTTAGCGTACCTTCACATTGTGCATTAATGGAGCCGGCCAGTCAGGCATTAGCTGAAGAGTTAGCAACTATCAAATTTGACCAAGCCACTATTCCCGTCATTCAAAACCGTCATGCTCGTATTGAGACTAATGTGCAAAGTATTAAACAAGCATTGACAGAACAGCTTAGCGAACCTGTATTGTGGTCAAAAACTATGCAAGAGTTAGCAGACAAACAAATTAACATATTAATTGAGTGTGGCAGTGGTAATGTACTGAGTAACTTGGCTAAGCGTCAAGCACAGCCTATTGCAAGTTATCCAGTAGATAAGCCTGCTCGAATGGACAAACTGATGGAGGTGTTATCATGAGCCGAACGATTGTTTTAGTAAGTGGTGCAAGCCGCGGTATCGGTAAGGCAGTTGCCAAGCGCTTTGCTAAAGAAGGACATTTTGTCATTGGTACAGCAACTACAGAAAAGGGTGCTGCGCTTATAGATGATTATTTGCATGATTCTGGTGGTATTGGGCGTGTTTTAGATGTCCGTGATGGCGCACAAATTGATAAGTTGTTTGAAGAGATTGAAAGTGTATATGGCGCAGTGCAAGTATTGGTAAATAACGCAGGTATTACCCAAGATGGTCTGCTGATGCGCATGAAAGATGAAGATTGGGATAGTGTGGTTGATACCAACCTTACATCTGTTTACCGAATGAGTAAACGGGCAGTGCGTGGAATGATGAAAGCACGCCGAGGCCGTATTATTAACATTAGCTCAGTAGTTGCAAAAATGGGAAATGCGGGACAGTCCAATTATGCTGCTACAAAAGCGGGCGTGGAAGGCTTTAGTCGTACTTTGGCACGTGAGATTGGTTCACGCCAAGTAACTATTAACTGTGTGGCACCTGGCCTTATTGAGACAGATATGACAGATGAGCTTGATGAGCGCTTACTCAACTCTATGTTAGATGCTGTACCTATTGGACGTTTGGGACAGCCAGAAGATATCGCAGCAGCAGTATTGTTTTTAGCTGGCGATGAAGCGAGCTATATTACTGGTGCAGTTATACCTGTCAATGGCGGCATGTACATGTAATACCATGTATACGATAGAAAAATAGTTTACACTCGTATAATAAAAATCTGCGTGAACGAGTGTAAACTGTAATTAATGGTGTTATAATAACAGATACTTTTATGTCTAAGACCTGTATTATAATGAGGTCTCATAAGACATTGAATAAACCGAAACATTGGTAGTAGTGTGTTAGAGTCTTATAACTGACATAATTTACCGTATTCGATATAACATCATCAGCTTAAAAAAAGCTAGATGATAGTTTTTAAAAATTGATATATAAAAAGGAGCAGTTTATATGAGTAATGATACTGAGCTAAGAGTAAAATCTGCAGTAGCAGAGCAGTTGGGCATGAACGTCGAAGACATCAACAATGATGCTTCTTTCATGGAAGATTTAGGCGCAGACTCACTAGATTTAGTTGAGCTTGTTATGTCATTTGAAAGTGACTTTGGCATTACTATTCCTGATGAAGATTCAGCAGAGTTGACTACAGTACAAAAAGCAATCGATTATGTCCAAGCTCAACTATAAGTCATTATTGCTCTAAAGTTCTCTTATGATATGGCTATGTACCTTTTGGTTTAGCTAAATTATGGGTTAGCTACAGCAAGTTTTTTTAAGCCGTTTATCTTTATTGATAAGCGGTTTTTTTATGCTTTGCGTATTAAAGTAACTATATTATTAGCGATAATAAATTATTGACGATGATAATTTTATAGCTTTGAAATATTCTTATAGAGTTTAATCTCTATTACCTAAACAATATAAAAACTATCGTTAACACAAATTATGCTAGATTAACATTATCCAACATACTTTTACTGTCTAGGACTATCCAGTCTTTATAACTTTGCTATACTCATTGCAATGACAGGTAGGAGCAGTCCTACGTCATTGCGTTCCAAAAATTAGAAGAAAGATAGTAATCAATTAATAATAAAACCTTAAGGAGTATTTAGATGGGTATGTTCAGTTTCGCAAAAGACATTGGTGATAAAATTTTTAATCGTGACGATGATAAGCATGATGCAAAATCAGAGACTAAAGCAGATGCCAATACGCCAGTAAAAACTACTGAGCCTTCTGCTCAATCAGTGGCTAATATCTTATTACGTCGCATTCAACAGCAAAATCTTAGCATTGATAACTTAAAAGTTAAGTATAACGGTTCAACAGATACTGCTGAAATTAGTGGTAATGCGAAGACCCAAGCTGATCGTGAGAAAGCTATTATCGCTATCGGTAACGTACAGAACGTTGCAAAAGTAATTGATAATATTGATATCGAAGAAGATGCACCTGAATCAACTATGTACACCGTGAAGTCTGGTGACAGCTTATCTAAGATTGCAAAAGACGTATATGGTTCAACTGGTGATTATATGAAGATATTTGAAGCCAATAAGCCGATGCTATCTGACCCAGATAAGATTTATCCTGGTCAAGTACTACGCATACCTAAGCCATAACTAAAATAGGTTAAAATATTTCTCTAAGAAAATTTTAGTAGTTAACAATGGTTTTACTAGTTAAAATAAAACGCCTTTTACATTAAAAGGCGTTTTTTATTGTCTGTCTTTTTGGTATGTTTTTTAATTTGCTACTGACACGTAATTATCTTATTCATCATTAGGATTTAGCTTTACACGCTGCTCTCTAATTGCCCAATTAATATGTTCGTCAAGCATGTCGTTATGTTGGCCTAATTTAGACTGGAGTTGTTCGATAATAACTAAGCTAGTGTTAGCGTTACCTAATCCGATTGCAATATTGCGCAAAAAATTAATATAACCTGTGCGCCTAATGGGGCTACCTTGTGTATATTGTAAAAACTCAGCCTCTTGCCACTGCCAAATCTCGAGGAGACTGATGTCATCAAGCCCATGTCTAGGAGCAAAGTCATCTACTGATGTCAGATTGGCATAACGGTTCCAAGGGCATATAAGCTGACAATCATCACAGCCAAAGACTCGATTGCCTATGGCACGGCGATATTTGATATCTATCGGCCCGTCATGCTCGATAGTTAAATAAGAGATGCAAGCAGCTGCATTAAGCTCATGAGGTGCGATAATTGCCTTTGTAGGGCAGATGTCTATACAAGCACTACAACTGCCACAGTGTGCAGTAACAGGCTTATCATCGGGCAATTCAAGACTGATAAATAACTCACCTAGTAAAAAAAATGAGCCGGCTTGTTTATTTAGTAATAAAGTATGTTTCCCAGTCCAGCCAAGACCCGCTGCATCAGCTATTGGTCGCTCAAATATAGGGGCAGAGTCACTAAATGGTCGAAAGACAAAATCGGTCTCAGCACTAATATTCAAATGCTGCCATTCAGGAAGCATGGTTTCAATCTTTAATGCCAATTGCTTCAAACGGCTACGCATGGTCTTGTGATAGTCACGGCCTCGCGCATAACGAGCAATAATGCCATTGTTTGGCTGATCATTATCGGCAACAGCGCGTGGCGTTGGCGTTTGGGTCAGATAATCCATGCGTACGCTAATGATGGTTTTTGCACCTGCAACGAGTTTATCAGGATTCGCACGTAGTTCATGGTTATTGTGCATGAACTGCAATTGGCCTTCATAGCCTTTGTCTAACCATAGTTGTAACTGCTCAATCTGCTGAGCAAATAAAGGATGATGAACAGACAAAAAACCACAGTCAGCGAATCCTAAAGCTTGGGCTTCGATTTTAATCCAATGCTTCACATCTACTGCGGTAGCAAATACAGGAGTATTGATAACATCAATATTATCTGTTGTTTGCTTGCTAGAAGAGTTTGCTAGTTGCTGTTTGGTCGGTGATTTTTGATTCATATTAGAGGATGCTAATTTGTTAAGTTATACGGTGATAGACATAAATAGTGATGTTATAGCGGCTATGATAGGCTAGATTATTAACGATGCAACTATAAAACTAAAATATATGGTTATTAGCATCAATACATAATTCCAGATGTGCTTTTGTTATATTTACATCCTAGCCGTTTATAAGCTCATAAAATAAGAATAAGGGAAATTATGCGATTACAAATGCAAATATCAGCGCAATGTTCTCAATCGTCAATGCCTATTGCTTTGTATAGTAGCGAGCAAGTTTATGCTATGGAGCAAGCATGGTTTGCACAAGGATATAATAGTTTTGGTTTGATGCAACAAGCCGCTTGGCAGATGACGCAGCATATTATACAGCTTAATGAACGAGCTAAAGCGCAAGCGAAAAACAATGTTAAATATTTCAATCGTACAAGTCGTCAGCCCAGCGTTTGTGTTTGGGTAGGACAGGGTAATAATGGCGGCGACGGTTGGTTAATTTCTCATTATCTACAGCAATTGGGCTGGCAAGTACAAGTAATGACTGTTGGTCTACAAGCGCTTGAAAAGTTTGACGATGAAAAGGCCGAAAATCATAAAACATCGATGTCTGATGCAATAAAAGCCCAGCATATGGCTGTAGATGTATGTCACCAGCGCTTTGAAGACAGTCAGTATTATCAAAATGAAAACACTCAATTGGACATGACATTACAGGCCGATGTTTACATTGATGCACTATTCGGTATTGGTTTAGATCGCGCGCCTGAAGGCTTTTATAAGCAGGCAATTAGCACTTTTAATAGTTTGGCTCAACAGCATAATACCTTGGTAATTGCAGTCGATATCCCAAGTGGTCTAGTCGCCTCTACAGGACAGGTTTTTGAGCATTTAGCGATACAGGCAGATGTCACATTATGCTTGATTGCGCGCAAGTTTGGACTACATACCAAAGATGGGATGGATTATAGCGGAAAGCTCATTGACATACCGCTGATACCTTATGCATCGGTAGAACCCGTTGCTACATTGCTTACAAGCGCTCAAGGTCTAGCACCACGTCGACAGAATAGTTACAAGGGCAGCTACGGTCATGTATTGGCCATTGGAGGCAATCGTATTGATGGTTCTCAAGGTATGGGCGGCGCAGCAATACTGACCTCTGCTAGTGCAATGGCAACTGGAGCTGGCAAGATAACGGTTGCCTGTCATCAAGCCTTTCATGGAGCGCTATTGACCTCGTTACCTGATGCTATGACGATTAATTTACATCATCAAGATGGCGTTGAAAAGCTAATTGGGGATGCAAGTGTAGTTGCCATTGGTATGGGAATGGGGCGTGATAAGAAAGCAGAAAATTTATTTGTTCGTTATATTCAAGCAATAATGGCAAAAGGCATTTCTGTGGTCATTGATGCAGATGGCCTATACCATTTAGCAGCGCTGCAAGCTGATAAGCATGAAGTCGTTACCCAGCTAAGAGAATATAGTAAGACGCATAAGGTTTGCTTAACCCCGCATAGTGGTGAGGCGGCGAAGTTGTTAAATAAAGAAATTAACGAGGTGGAGAGTGATCGATTATCAGCTATACAGCACTGCGCAAATATCTATGGCGGTGATTGGGTATTAAAAGGCGCAGGATCGCTGGTGTTGGAGCATGGGGAAATATACGTTTGCGGTGCTGGTAATGCTGGAATGGCGACAGCTGGCATGGGAGATGTATTATCTGGAGTAACTGCCGGACTATTGGCTCAGCAAGATTTGAAAAGTGGGCAGAGTAGCTTACGTCAGGCGGTACTTATTCATGCATCAGCAGGAGATCTATTGACAAGAGATGTCTTAGTTAATCAGCAGCTAGGTAGTTCTAGAACACGTGATTATGCAAATAATAATCAGCTATTGATTGGACAGCGCGGCTTGCAGGCACAGGATATGCCTGCAGCCATTCGTCATATTATGCAAAATCTAACTGACTAAATAAATACTGATATGGTTAAAAGTGCTTCAAATATTAGTGTTTGTTTGGAAACCAGTAGGTTTTTAAGTTTCAGTACCTTTACAATATTGTCCAATCGCTTGCTGTACACGCTCACGCTTAAGTTCAATTTCGCGGCCGTCTAGATATTGGCGTTTACCATTTGCATCCATCTCATAAATACGGCCGCCAACATTCAAATTGGTTAAATTATTACGTAATGACTGACAACGTTGTGCGTTTGCCTGAGCTTCTTGATCTTTGATACGAGCCTCTAATTGCGCTACTCTCTGCTCTTCTGCATTCTGAGCGCCACTGTTCTGATTAACATCTGTTTTGCCTGCCATCTGACCTGCGTTAGCTTGTCTACCGTCACTACGGAACTCAATCACCTCAATATTCCGAGCATTTTGCGGAGCATGCTGACTATATTTAACTTCGCCATGTGCACCAATGGACTTATAAACTTGAATGGCATGACTAGCGTTCATTGACAGAGCAAGCAGACAAGTGGTGGCAACCCCGATGAGCAGTTTATTAGCAGTGTTGATCATGAGTGAATATGCCATGCTAGCAATCCTTTTAACAAATAAAAAACAAGTATTCATATTTGAGCGCGATGGCACTGTTGTATAAATTACAATGACAATACAATAGAGATTGATTCTAGCA
The nucleotide sequence above comes from Psychrobacter sp. P2G3. Encoded proteins:
- the fabG gene encoding 3-oxoacyl-ACP reductase FabG, which gives rise to MSRTIVLVSGASRGIGKAVAKRFAKEGHFVIGTATTEKGAALIDDYLHDSGGIGRVLDVRDGAQIDKLFEEIESVYGAVQVLVNNAGITQDGLLMRMKDEDWDSVVDTNLTSVYRMSKRAVRGMMKARRGRIINISSVVAKMGNAGQSNYAATKAGVEGFSRTLAREIGSRQVTINCVAPGLIETDMTDELDERLLNSMLDAVPIGRLGQPEDIAAAVLFLAGDEASYITGAVIPVNGGMYM
- the fabD gene encoding ACP S-malonyltransferase, which produces MASAPDTVITQPPRVAVIFPGQGSQAVGMTSELAELYPQIHDTFAEASTALGEDLWAICQNEEQLNQTQYTQPALLTASIAIWRILQDKLDKKPLYLAGHSLGEYSALCAAGVISLTDAVKLVHKRGQLMQEAVVGIDTAMAAVLGLEDSRVETLCEQATEHVDNAIVGAANFNSPGQVVISGNAAGVTAVIDKVQNTGKKAIPLKVSVPSHCALMEPASQALAEELATIKFDQATIPVIQNRHARIETNVQSIKQALTEQLSEPVLWSKTMQELADKQINILIECGSGNVLSNLAKRQAQPIASYPVDKPARMDKLMEVLS
- the rplQ gene encoding 50S ribosomal protein L17 is translated as MRHRKSGVKLGRTGSHRKAMFQNMTNSLFEHELIKTTLPKAKELRRVAEPLITMAKEDSVANRRLAFSRMRSKAMVGKLFGTLGPRYQTRPGGYLRIVKCGHRDGDNAPMAYVELVDRD
- a CDS encoding L-threonylcarbamoyladenylate synthase, with protein sequence MQTFYIHPDNPQPRLIEQAADLLRADKLLIYPTDTSYAFGCRLGAKDALEKLKQIRELDDKHQFTLLCRDLSEIANYATVDNVQFKQLKAHTPAPITFILNATKDVPKKLAHAKKKTIGIRVPSNPIAQALLEAMDEPILTSSLILPNRDDILDDPFEIEDLLGNQIDGLINAGIKTTKLTTIVDMTSGQPEIIRQGAADVDSLLL
- the rpsK gene encoding 30S ribosomal protein S11 — protein: MAKDTRSRKKVTRRSVSEGVAHIHASFNNTIVTITDRQGNALAWATSGGQGFRGSRKSTPFAAQVAAEVAGKAAQEYGVKNIDVLVKGPGPGRESAVRALGALGYKVNSISDVTPIPHNGCRAPKKRRV
- a CDS encoding DUF177 domain-containing protein, coding for MSSTPINKPSALQADKASAPTSANLPEHISLSKWEDSGFEWVGQVAPRSFERLNPLLTTEHLQSDLQMKANLYRHNNVLHLSFTLTGEVWLTCQRCLQPIAIDLTDDYDIALLDNESQVRLVGEEQDYLLLDEIITEPAPERLLPLKKLVEDEILLKTPMAPKHDACEMSVEQFGEIPEEEETENPFAALASLKGNL
- the rpoA gene encoding DNA-directed RNA polymerase subunit alpha, whose protein sequence is MMLNATEFLTPNAINVDTVNETIAKVTLEPLERGFGHTLGNALRRILLSSLPGAAVIEAEIDGVDHEYSTLEGLQEDVLDLLLNLKGLAITLHDQNEVFLTLDKQGPGTITAADIALPHNVDIINPELVLGTLSERGHLKMRLRVVMGRGYEPANQRREDGDTKAIGRLKLDASFSPVLRVAYQVENARVEQRTDLDRLIVELETNGTIDPEEAIRKAATILQQQISIFVDLEAEEAPEPVKEKEEVDPVLLRPVDDLELTVRSANCLKAENIYYIGDLVQRSETELLKTPNLGKKSLTEIKDVLASKDLELGMRLDNWPPADLRVDDRFSYRSR
- the lysM gene encoding peptidoglycan-binding protein LysM translates to MGMFSFAKDIGDKIFNRDDDKHDAKSETKADANTPVKTTEPSAQSVANILLRRIQQQNLSIDNLKVKYNGSTDTAEISGNAKTQADREKAIIAIGNVQNVAKVIDNIDIEEDAPESTMYTVKSGDSLSKIAKDVYGSTGDYMKIFEANKPMLSDPDKIYPGQVLRIPKP
- the rpmF gene encoding 50S ribosomal protein L32 — encoded protein: MAVQKSRKSRSRRDMRRSHHRMEIAELSVDATTGEKHRRHHMTKDGFYRGRQLFKVSQEA
- the acpP gene encoding acyl carrier protein, producing MSNDTELRVKSAVAEQLGMNVEDINNDASFMEDLGADSLDLVELVMSFESDFGITIPDEDSAELTTVQKAIDYVQAQL
- the rpsD gene encoding 30S ribosomal protein S4, with the protein product MARYIGPKLKLSRREGTDLGLKSGVKPYDVKTKKAGRPPGQHGVSRNKTSEYALQLREKQKVKRIYGVLERQFANYYKEAARKRGATGENLLAMLESRLDNVVYRMGFGSTRAEARQLVSHRTVMVKKAGRDEFVRVNIPSIQLQDGDVIAIQEKSREQLRIKNAIELATQRGIPEWLDVDHSKLQGTFKQAPDRIDLPAEINESLIVELYSK